A region from the Solibacillus sp. FSL H8-0523 genome encodes:
- a CDS encoding ABC transporter permease yields MLNFIFKRLLYIVLAMYLIITATFFLMQLAPGSPFASERELPPAIEEQLNAKYGLDNPWYIQYKDYLVDTITFDFGESMKYKGRSTNDIIAESFPVSLALGLEAMILAIGMGVLLGVVSALYHNKWPDYAATIIAILGISVPSFILAGLLQYYLSFQAGWFPVSGWKGFTYTILPALAIAVTHAGFIAKLTRSSMLEQNNSEYVKLARAKGLGKWTIVFKHSLRNALLPVVTYLGPLFAGVITGSFVIEQIFAVPGLGRHFVTSITNRDYTVIMGTTVFYSLILLVAVLIVDILYSVIDPRIKLKGAKK; encoded by the coding sequence TTGCTTAATTTTATCTTTAAACGATTACTTTACATCGTACTTGCAATGTACTTAATTATTACAGCGACGTTCTTCTTAATGCAGTTAGCTCCTGGTAGTCCGTTCGCGAGTGAACGTGAATTACCACCAGCGATTGAAGAACAATTAAACGCAAAATATGGTCTGGATAATCCTTGGTATATCCAATATAAAGACTATTTAGTAGATACCATTACATTTGATTTTGGTGAATCTATGAAGTATAAAGGACGCTCAACGAACGATATTATCGCAGAGAGTTTCCCTGTTTCACTTGCTTTAGGTTTAGAGGCAATGATTTTAGCCATTGGTATGGGGGTTTTACTAGGAGTTGTCTCCGCCCTATATCACAATAAATGGCCAGATTATGCCGCAACAATTATTGCGATTTTAGGTATTTCTGTACCATCGTTCATCTTAGCTGGTTTACTACAGTACTACTTATCATTCCAAGCAGGCTGGTTCCCAGTTAGTGGTTGGAAAGGCTTTACGTACACAATCCTACCAGCGTTAGCGATTGCAGTTACACACGCAGGTTTCATCGCGAAGTTAACGCGTTCTAGTATGTTAGAGCAAAACAATAGCGAATACGTAAAATTAGCGCGTGCGAAAGGTCTTGGAAAATGGACAATCGTATTCAAACACTCATTACGTAACGCATTATTACCAGTTGTTACGTACCTTGGTCCATTATTTGCCGGGGTTATTACAGGTAGTTTCGTTATCGAGCAAATCTTTGCCGTACCAGGACTTGGTCGCCACTTCGTAACAAGTATTACAAACCGTGACTACACAGTTATCATGGGTACGACCGTATTCTATTCATTAATTTTATTAGTAGCGGTATTAATCGTTGATATTTTATACAGCGTGATTGACCCTCGTATTAAATTGAAAGGAGCGAAAAAATAA
- a CDS encoding proline dehydrogenase family protein, with amino-acid sequence MSLKDFFIALSENQTLNSAAQKYGYQLGAQSVVAGTNIDEVVESIKELNAQGIACTVDNLGEFVFEKEAALAAKEQILAVIERIHSDNLNAHISLKPSQLGLDIDLDFCYENLKEIVALANNYQIFVNFDMENYARLYPSFDLLEQLNAEYGNVGTVIQAYFFESDDNIERFKDYRLRLVKGAYKEDPSVAFQDKFDIDRKFIAQIEYHLLHGKFTSIATHDHNIINHVKQFVKQHDIQKDKFEFQMLYGFRTDMQLSLVKEGYNFCTYVPFGEDWYGYFMRRLAERPQNINLVTKQVFNKKTNTLLAVAAGAFLVGRLTKKSK; translated from the coding sequence ATGTCATTAAAAGATTTTTTTATCGCACTTTCTGAAAATCAAACGTTAAATTCTGCAGCACAAAAATACGGCTATCAGCTTGGGGCGCAATCTGTGGTTGCAGGCACAAATATTGATGAAGTGGTAGAAAGCATTAAAGAATTAAACGCACAAGGCATTGCATGCACGGTTGATAATTTAGGTGAATTTGTTTTTGAAAAAGAAGCGGCCCTTGCAGCAAAAGAGCAAATTTTAGCAGTCATTGAGCGCATTCATAGCGACAATTTAAATGCACATATTTCATTAAAACCATCTCAATTAGGGTTAGATATTGACTTAGATTTCTGCTATGAAAACTTAAAAGAAATTGTCGCCTTAGCAAATAACTATCAAATTTTTGTGAACTTTGATATGGAAAACTATGCGCGTCTTTATCCTTCATTTGATTTATTAGAACAACTAAACGCGGAATACGGCAATGTTGGAACGGTTATTCAAGCTTATTTCTTTGAATCAGATGACAATATCGAGCGCTTTAAAGACTACCGTTTACGCTTAGTGAAAGGCGCTTACAAGGAAGATCCATCGGTGGCCTTCCAAGATAAGTTCGATATCGACCGCAAATTTATAGCACAAATTGAATATCATTTATTACATGGGAAATTTACGTCCATTGCGACGCATGATCATAATATTATCAATCACGTAAAACAATTCGTGAAGCAGCACGACATTCAAAAAGATAAATTTGAATTCCAAATGCTTTACGGTTTCCGCACAGATATGCAGCTAAGCCTTGTTAAAGAAGGGTATAACTTCTGTACGTACGTACCGTTTGGTGAGGACTGGTACGGCTATTTTATGCGCCGTTTAGCAGAGCGCCCTCAAAATATTAATCTCGTAACAAAACAAGTGTTTAACAAAAAAACAAATACACTTTTAGCAGTAGCTGCTGGTGCATTTTTAGTTGGTCGCTTAACGAAAAAAAGTAAATAA
- a CDS encoding peptide ABC transporter substrate-binding protein, with translation MKRNKKVALTATALSLSAILAACGTDEEKTTTSTADGEKELNLLITSEPPSLHPQLASDTTSGAILENAFEGLTTMKNGEPVLGAAEDYIVSDDLLTYTFKLRDAQWSNGEKVTAEDFAYAWLWALNPENASEYSTILYPIKGAEAYNNAKATAEDVAINVIDEKTLEVTLEAPTPYFLELTAFKTFFPIHKATAEANPKWYTEADTYVGNGAYTLSSWNHSGDIVLEKSETYWDAANVAIDTVNVAMVESETTQMTMYDAGEVDFLGAPYGTISLDAIDRLKSEDALNVTDLAGIYWYKFNTKDPVMQNENIRKALTLAIDREALVSNIVKGEQPPALGMVPDSVAGFGDDEGYFKDADFAEAKKYLEAGLKELGLASAKDLEVKVSYNTSEAHSSIAQFIQQGWTSELGITVKLDNAEWQVYLDKLSNGDFQIGRLGWGADYNDAYSFLEMYNSATNGNNQTGWSNDEYTNLLKASTTETDAAKRTEMLQQAEEIIMEEMPVAPVYYQTNLFISHDNVENMAPDALGNINLKFVDVK, from the coding sequence ATGAAACGCAATAAAAAAGTCGCACTTACAGCAACTGCTCTTTCATTATCAGCAATCTTAGCTGCATGTGGCACAGACGAGGAAAAAACAACTACATCTACAGCTGATGGTGAAAAGGAATTAAACTTATTAATTACTTCTGAGCCACCATCATTACACCCACAATTAGCTTCAGATACAACTTCAGGTGCTATTTTAGAAAATGCATTTGAAGGTTTAACAACAATGAAAAATGGCGAGCCAGTATTAGGCGCTGCTGAAGACTACATTGTTTCTGATGACTTATTAACGTATACATTCAAATTACGTGACGCACAATGGTCAAACGGCGAAAAAGTAACTGCAGAAGACTTCGCTTACGCTTGGTTATGGGCATTAAACCCAGAAAACGCTTCTGAGTATTCTACAATCCTTTACCCAATCAAAGGCGCTGAAGCTTACAATAACGCTAAAGCAACTGCTGAAGACGTAGCGATCAACGTAATCGACGAAAAAACATTAGAAGTTACTTTAGAAGCACCAACTCCATATTTCTTAGAGTTAACAGCTTTCAAAACGTTCTTCCCAATTCATAAAGCAACAGCTGAAGCGAATCCAAAATGGTACACAGAGGCTGACACATACGTAGGTAACGGTGCTTACACATTATCTTCTTGGAATCACTCTGGTGACATCGTATTAGAGAAAAGCGAAACTTACTGGGATGCTGCAAATGTAGCAATCGATACAGTAAACGTTGCCATGGTTGAGTCTGAAACAACTCAAATGACAATGTACGATGCTGGAGAAGTTGATTTCTTAGGTGCTCCATACGGAACAATTTCTCTTGACGCAATCGACCGCTTAAAATCTGAAGATGCATTAAACGTAACAGATTTAGCAGGTATTTACTGGTACAAATTCAACACGAAAGATCCTGTAATGCAAAACGAAAACATCCGTAAAGCATTAACACTTGCGATTGACCGTGAAGCACTAGTATCAAACATCGTAAAAGGTGAACAACCACCAGCACTTGGTATGGTTCCAGATTCAGTTGCTGGCTTTGGCGATGACGAAGGATACTTCAAAGACGCTGACTTCGCAGAAGCGAAAAAATATTTAGAAGCTGGTTTAAAAGAGTTAGGCTTAGCTAGCGCGAAAGATTTAGAAGTAAAAGTTTCTTACAACACGTCTGAAGCACACTCTTCTATCGCTCAGTTCATCCAACAAGGCTGGACTTCTGAGTTAGGTATTACAGTTAAGTTAGACAACGCTGAATGGCAAGTATACTTAGATAAATTATCTAACGGTGACTTCCAAATCGGTCGTCTAGGATGGGGTGCTGACTACAATGACGCATACTCATTCTTAGAAATGTACAACTCAGCTACAAACGGTAACAACCAAACTGGTTGGTCTAATGACGAATACACAAACCTATTAAAAGCTTCTACTACTGAAACAGACGCTGCAAAACGTACTGAAATGTTACAACAAGCAGAAGAAATTATTATGGAAGAAATGCCTGTAGCACCTGTGTACTACCAAACAAACTTATTCATTTCACATGATAACGTTGAAAACATGGCACCAGATGCATTAGGTAACATCAACCTAAAATTCGTTGACGTGAAATAA
- a CDS encoding ABC transporter ATP-binding protein gives MKKKVLEVKDLRVNFKTYAGVVQAVRGVSFELYEGETLAIVGESGSGKSVTSNALMKLIPQPPGIYAGGEINFNGRDIIPLTEKEMMKVRGNDIAMIFQDPMTALNPTMRIGKQITEVIIKHNKAGSKEEAKQRAIELLDQVGIPFPEQRYKSYPHELSGGMRQRVVIAIALAADPKLLIADEPTTALDVTIQAQILELMKEIQKKSNTSIIFITHDLGVVANVADRVAVMYAGQIVEYGTVEDIFYNPRHPYTWGLLGSMPDLNNSSDELLMAIPGSPPNLIDPPKGDAFAARNEFAMKIDFEMEPPMFQVSDTHYAKTWLLHPDAPEMPIPDAVARRIQGYKQEGN, from the coding sequence ATGAAGAAAAAAGTATTAGAAGTAAAAGACTTACGTGTCAATTTCAAAACGTACGCTGGTGTTGTACAAGCCGTACGTGGCGTTAGCTTTGAGCTTTATGAAGGTGAAACGCTCGCAATCGTTGGTGAATCCGGTTCAGGTAAATCGGTAACGAGTAATGCCCTTATGAAATTAATTCCTCAGCCACCTGGCATTTATGCCGGTGGTGAGATTAACTTTAACGGTCGCGACATCATTCCATTAACTGAAAAAGAAATGATGAAAGTACGTGGTAACGATATCGCGATGATTTTCCAAGATCCAATGACGGCTCTTAACCCAACGATGCGTATTGGGAAGCAAATTACAGAAGTGATCATCAAGCATAATAAAGCAGGTTCTAAAGAAGAAGCCAAACAACGTGCGATTGAGTTACTTGATCAAGTAGGGATTCCCTTCCCAGAGCAACGTTACAAATCATACCCTCACGAATTATCAGGTGGTATGCGTCAACGTGTCGTAATCGCGATTGCCCTTGCAGCGGATCCGAAGCTATTAATCGCTGACGAACCAACGACTGCACTTGATGTAACAATCCAAGCCCAAATTTTAGAGCTAATGAAAGAAATCCAAAAGAAATCAAATACGTCGATTATTTTCATTACCCATGACTTAGGTGTTGTAGCCAATGTTGCAGACCGTGTTGCTGTTATGTATGCGGGCCAAATTGTGGAGTACGGAACAGTCGAAGATATTTTCTATAACCCACGTCACCCATATACTTGGGGCTTACTAGGCTCAATGCCAGACTTAAACAACTCATCAGATGAGCTACTAATGGCGATTCCTGGTTCCCCACCAAACTTAATCGATCCACCAAAGGGTGATGCATTTGCTGCTCGTAACGAGTTCGCGATGAAGATTGACTTTGAAATGGAGCCACCAATGTTCCAAGTATCGGATACGCACTACGCAAAAACGTGGTTACTGCATCCTGATGCACCAGAAATGCCAATTCCTGATGCGGTAGCACGCCGTATTCAAGGCTACAAGCAGGAGGGCAACTAA
- a CDS encoding diacylglycerol kinase: MKRARIIYNPTSGREAFKKHLPEVLERLEKAGYETSCHATTGAGDATKAAIEAVNRDFDIVIAVGGDGTLNEVVAGVSQCEKRPKLGLIPMGTTNDFARAVHIPRNIEEAVDIIIAGETIPVDVGLLNEDRYFINIAAGGRITELTYEVPSKMKTMLGQMAYYLKAIEMIPSIKATHMNIKMDGEEFDGNAMMFLCGLTNSVGGFEKIAPDASINDGLFTVMILKECNIADFIRIASLALRGEHLSDERLIYRKANRVEVTSEEEVHINLDGEYGGDVPAIFQNLKRHIEVFVPLNEMSEFSSRD; this comes from the coding sequence ATGAAAAGAGCGAGAATAATCTATAATCCTACTTCTGGTCGTGAAGCATTTAAAAAGCATTTACCAGAAGTGCTAGAAAGACTTGAAAAAGCAGGTTATGAAACGTCTTGTCATGCCACAACGGGCGCTGGAGATGCGACAAAGGCAGCTATCGAAGCCGTAAATCGTGACTTCGATATTGTCATTGCAGTTGGTGGAGATGGCACATTAAATGAAGTAGTGGCTGGGGTTAGTCAATGCGAAAAACGTCCAAAGCTTGGGTTAATTCCAATGGGAACTACAAATGATTTCGCGCGAGCGGTGCATATTCCTCGAAATATAGAGGAAGCCGTTGATATCATTATTGCAGGTGAAACGATCCCAGTTGATGTAGGGCTTTTAAATGAAGACCGCTACTTCATTAACATCGCGGCAGGCGGTCGAATTACGGAATTAACGTATGAAGTACCGAGCAAAATGAAGACGATGCTTGGCCAAATGGCGTATTATTTAAAAGCAATCGAAATGATTCCCTCTATTAAAGCAACGCATATGAATATTAAAATGGACGGCGAAGAATTTGATGGCAATGCGATGATGTTTTTATGTGGGTTAACGAATTCAGTAGGTGGATTCGAAAAAATTGCACCAGATGCATCGATTAATGATGGGTTATTTACGGTGATGATTTTAAAAGAATGTAATATCGCTGATTTTATTCGGATTGCGTCATTAGCGCTACGCGGGGAGCATTTATCGGATGAGCGCTTAATTTATCGAAAAGCAAATCGTGTAGAAGTAACGTCAGAGGAAGAAGTTCATATCAACTTAGATGGCGAGTATGGTGGGGATGTGCCAGCAATCTTCCAAAATTTAAAACGCCATATTGAAGTATTTGTACCATTAAACGAAATGAGTGAATTTAGCTCAAGAGACTAA
- a CDS encoding ABC transporter permease has product MAQNEQQIPKVSPDMFEVVGRSENTDALSKKQVSYWKEVFYRFSHNKLAVIGIVLLMLIAGFAIIAPMLSSYTYEQNVGLYNTAPSATHWFGTDDLARDIFVRAWEGARISLFIGITAAVIDLIIGVLWGSIAGLAGGRVDNIMMRIADVLTAIPYLLVVIILLVIMEPGLVPMIIALSITGWVNMARIVRSEVLKIKNQEYVLAARTLGANQWHIIKRHLIPNAMGAILVTMTMTIPSAIFTESFLSYLGLGVQAPLASWGTMASEGFKALQSAPWRLLFPAALISITIFAFNAVGDGLRDALDPKLRK; this is encoded by the coding sequence ATGGCTCAAAACGAACAGCAAATTCCAAAAGTGTCACCTGACATGTTCGAAGTGGTTGGCCGTTCTGAAAATACGGACGCATTATCGAAAAAACAAGTGTCTTATTGGAAGGAAGTATTTTATCGCTTCTCTCATAACAAATTAGCTGTTATCGGCATAGTACTATTAATGCTTATCGCAGGCTTTGCGATTATTGCTCCAATGCTTTCTTCTTACACATATGAACAAAACGTTGGTTTATACAACACAGCACCATCTGCAACACATTGGTTTGGTACAGATGACCTGGCACGTGATATTTTCGTTCGTGCTTGGGAAGGTGCTCGTATTTCTCTATTCATCGGTATTACTGCCGCAGTGATTGATTTAATTATCGGTGTGCTGTGGGGTAGTATTGCTGGACTTGCAGGCGGACGCGTAGATAATATTATGATGCGTATCGCCGATGTGTTAACAGCGATTCCATACTTACTTGTGGTAATTATCCTACTAGTAATTATGGAACCAGGTTTAGTGCCAATGATTATTGCCCTATCAATTACAGGTTGGGTCAACATGGCGCGTATCGTACGAAGTGAAGTATTAAAAATCAAAAACCAAGAATACGTGCTTGCCGCGCGTACGTTAGGTGCAAACCAATGGCATATTATTAAGCGTCACTTAATTCCAAATGCTATGGGTGCGATTTTAGTAACAATGACAATGACAATTCCAAGTGCAATTTTCACTGAAAGTTTCTTAAGCTACTTAGGTTTAGGTGTACAAGCACCATTAGCCAGCTGGGGTACAATGGCCTCTGAAGGTTTCAAAGCACTTCAATCTGCACCATGGCGATTACTGTTCCCTGCAGCTTTAATCTCAATTACGATTTTCGCCTTTAACGCAGTTGGAGACGGCTTACGTGACGCACTTGATCCGAAATTACGAAAATAG
- a CDS encoding thioredoxin family protein — MKTEQQYFEESQSMQDYMEAMSQLKEQSFAIYESFALPKEDAFIEQLKNANVHMLAITEDWCGDAMINNPIIRKIAEAANVEVRTALRDADTDLIDRYLTNGGRAIPMYLILNAAGEVVATWGPRAPQLQQLVMDLRSTLPEKEDPSFEEAQKAVYEKMRAQYVEDAQLWDYVYESFKEKVAPAM, encoded by the coding sequence ATGAAAACTGAACAGCAGTATTTTGAAGAAAGTCAATCAATGCAAGATTATATGGAGGCCATGTCTCAATTAAAGGAACAAAGTTTTGCGATTTACGAAAGCTTTGCGCTACCAAAAGAGGATGCGTTCATTGAACAGCTTAAAAATGCCAATGTGCATATGTTAGCCATTACCGAAGACTGGTGCGGCGATGCGATGATTAATAATCCAATCATTCGTAAAATTGCGGAAGCAGCCAATGTAGAAGTACGCACAGCATTGCGCGATGCCGATACAGATTTAATCGATCGCTACTTAACAAACGGCGGACGCGCCATTCCGATGTATTTAATTTTAAATGCAGCAGGAGAGGTGGTCGCAACTTGGGGGCCACGTGCACCACAGTTACAGCAACTTGTAATGGATTTACGTTCGACATTACCAGAAAAAGAAGACCCATCGTTTGAAGAAGCGCAAAAAGCAGTATACGAAAAAATGCGTGCACAGTACGTAGAAGATGCACAGCTTTGGGATTATGTCTACGAATCTTTCAAAGAAAAAGTAGCACCAGCGATGTAA
- a CDS encoding sigma 54-interacting transcriptional regulator — translation MKQLDISSVFEFMIEKIETGLCAIDENGRVVVYNKKMRELTGESLEDITQRFLSQSLDFNLEQNMLQKVLASGKSFKHVKQTFWNARGEEVTMINDYYPYTLSNGTKIAIQLARDITQQEFLMDRPLSRYGAPLTFDIITAVSKSMKQVIQQAKIAALGRIPVMLVGESGTGKDMIAEGIHHELQEKNERFVTLICRRNEETLLAQIEKYIAKEKNYTFFAERIEFLSSSAQERIIELLELYTDRNHVFVASIGEDPIDLIQQSRLSKNLYYLFSNLTIQVPALRERREDIKPFVDDYFMRRRKDYGMSVKGLSPDVEEIFLTYDWPGNLKELEVLLDDISALLTNEEYVEMAHIPAYFKWKLKQTEPATTEAEQLFDFSQQELQPLDEYMRKVEDHYISHALQLNNGNISQTAKALGIHRQGLQYRLKRK, via the coding sequence ATGAAACAGCTAGATATCTCTAGTGTCTTTGAATTTATGATTGAAAAAATTGAAACTGGGCTTTGTGCCATAGATGAAAATGGACGTGTGGTTGTGTACAACAAAAAGATGCGTGAACTAACAGGTGAATCACTCGAAGACATTACGCAGCGTTTTTTATCGCAATCGCTCGACTTTAACTTAGAGCAAAATATGCTTCAAAAAGTGTTAGCCTCTGGTAAAAGTTTTAAACATGTTAAACAAACGTTTTGGAATGCGCGCGGCGAAGAAGTGACGATGATTAATGACTATTATCCGTACACGTTAAGCAACGGTACAAAAATCGCCATTCAATTAGCGCGTGACATTACACAGCAAGAATTTTTAATGGATCGCCCGCTTAGTCGTTACGGTGCGCCGTTAACATTCGATATTATTACCGCCGTCTCAAAATCGATGAAGCAAGTCATTCAGCAAGCAAAAATTGCAGCGCTTGGTCGTATCCCGGTTATGCTCGTAGGTGAATCAGGTACTGGTAAGGATATGATTGCTGAAGGCATTCATCATGAGCTACAAGAAAAAAACGAACGCTTTGTCACACTCATTTGCCGACGCAATGAAGAAACCTTACTTGCGCAAATTGAAAAATATATTGCCAAAGAGAAAAATTATACGTTTTTTGCCGAGCGTATTGAATTTTTATCAAGCAGTGCACAGGAGCGTATTATTGAGCTCCTTGAACTGTATACCGATCGCAATCACGTATTTGTGGCGAGTATCGGTGAAGACCCGATTGATTTAATTCAACAAAGTCGCCTTTCAAAAAACTTGTATTACTTATTTTCAAATTTAACGATTCAAGTGCCCGCCCTGCGTGAACGTCGCGAAGATATTAAACCATTTGTTGATGATTATTTCATGCGTCGCCGCAAGGATTATGGCATGAGCGTCAAAGGACTTTCACCAGATGTTGAGGAAATTTTCTTAACATACGACTGGCCAGGTAATTTAAAAGAGCTTGAAGTGTTACTTGATGATATTAGTGCGTTGTTAACAAATGAGGAATATGTGGAAATGGCGCACATTCCCGCTTACTTCAAGTGGAAGCTGAAGCAAACTGAGCCTGCAACGACAGAAGCTGAGCAGCTATTTGATTTCTCGCAGCAGGAATTGCAACCACTTGATGAGTATATGCGTAAAGTAGAAGATCATTACATTAGCCATGCGCTTCAACTAAATAACGGAAATATTTCTCAAACCGCTAAGGCATTAGGCATTCACCGACAAGGCTTACAGTACCGCTTGAAGCGTAAATAA
- the pruA gene encoding L-glutamate gamma-semialdehyde dehydrogenase — MINYKHEPFTDFSVEENKQAYLEALKKVESQIGAEYPLIIGGERITTEDKIVSYNPAKKTEMIGSVSKASQELAEKAMQEADKAFQSWKKVKPEIRADVLFKAATIIRRRKHEFSAWLTKEAGKPWNEADADTAEAIDFLEYYGRQMLEMKDGRKVESRPNEYNRYDYIPLGIGIVISPWNFPFAIMAGTTVAAVVTGNTVLLKPASTTPVVAYKFIEVLEEAGLPKGVVNYVPGSGAEVGDYLVDHPKTRFISFTGSRDVGLRINQRASVLNEGQIWIKRVIAEMGGKDTIVVDKEADLELAAQSIVKSAFGFSGQKCSACSRVVIVKDVYDQVVDRVEALTKELTIGDPADPSNYMATVIDAAAFKKINDYIEIGKGEGRLVAGGTADDSVGYFVNPTVFADVAPEARIMKEEIFGPVVAITKAENFEEAIAIANNTEYGLTGAVITSNRMNQEYAREEFHVGNLYFNRGCTGAIVGYQPFGGFNMSGTDSKAGGPDYLTLHMQAKTTSEAF, encoded by the coding sequence ATGATTAACTATAAGCACGAACCATTTACAGATTTTTCGGTAGAAGAAAACAAGCAAGCATATTTAGAAGCATTGAAAAAGGTAGAGTCACAAATTGGCGCAGAATATCCACTCATTATTGGTGGTGAGCGCATCACAACAGAAGACAAAATCGTATCATATAACCCAGCAAAGAAAACAGAAATGATTGGTTCTGTATCAAAGGCGTCACAAGAGCTAGCTGAAAAAGCGATGCAAGAGGCGGATAAGGCGTTTCAATCTTGGAAAAAAGTAAAGCCTGAAATCCGTGCAGACGTATTATTTAAAGCGGCAACGATTATTCGTCGTCGTAAACATGAGTTTTCTGCTTGGCTAACAAAAGAAGCAGGGAAGCCATGGAACGAGGCTGATGCGGATACAGCAGAAGCAATCGATTTCCTAGAATACTATGGTCGCCAAATGCTAGAAATGAAGGATGGCCGCAAAGTAGAAAGCCGTCCAAATGAATACAACCGTTATGACTACATTCCTTTAGGGATTGGTATTGTCATTTCACCATGGAACTTCCCATTCGCTATTATGGCAGGTACTACAGTAGCAGCTGTTGTTACAGGGAATACGGTGTTATTAAAACCAGCATCAACGACTCCCGTTGTTGCCTATAAATTTATCGAAGTGCTAGAAGAAGCCGGCTTACCAAAAGGTGTCGTCAACTACGTACCGGGTAGCGGTGCTGAAGTAGGGGACTATTTAGTAGACCATCCGAAAACACGCTTCATTTCATTCACAGGCTCACGTGATGTTGGTCTACGTATTAACCAACGTGCTTCGGTATTAAATGAAGGTCAAATTTGGATCAAACGTGTCATCGCTGAAATGGGCGGTAAGGACACAATTGTTGTCGACAAGGAAGCAGATTTAGAATTAGCGGCACAATCAATCGTGAAATCAGCATTTGGCTTCTCAGGTCAAAAATGCTCTGCATGTTCACGTGTTGTTATCGTGAAAGATGTATACGATCAAGTGGTAGACCGTGTGGAAGCACTAACAAAAGAGTTAACAATTGGTGACCCAGCAGATCCTTCAAACTACATGGCAACAGTGATCGACGCTGCGGCATTCAAAAAAATTAATGATTACATTGAAATCGGTAAAGGTGAAGGTCGCTTAGTCGCTGGGGGTACAGCAGACGATTCAGTAGGCTACTTCGTAAATCCAACCGTGTTTGCCGATGTGGCACCAGAAGCGCGTATTATGAAAGAAGAAATCTTCGGACCTGTTGTTGCAATAACAAAAGCGGAAAACTTTGAAGAAGCGATTGCGATTGCCAATAATACGGAGTACGGCTTAACAGGCGCGGTCATTACATCAAACCGTATGAACCAAGAATATGCGCGTGAGGAATTCCACGTAGGTAACTTATACTTCAACCGTGGCTGCACAGGCGCAATCGTAGGCTATCAACCATTTGGCGGCTTTAACATGTCAGGCACAGACTCAAAAGCAGGCGGCCCTGACTACTTAACACTACACATGCAAGCAAAAACGACGTCAGAAGCTTTTTAA
- a CDS encoding ATP-binding cassette domain-containing protein: protein MLEKRSKILEVKGLKQHFGTAKQPIKAIDGISFDVYEGETLGLVGESGCGKSTTGRSIIRLYDITEGQINFKGRDISELKSRKDLLQFNREMQMIFQDPYASLNPRMTAGELIAESFEIHGLYKNKKERQARVGELLEAVGLTREHANRYAHEFSGGQRQRIGIARALSLDPSFIIADEPISALDVSIQAQVVNLLKQLQKERGLTYLFIAHDLSMVKYISDRIAVMYRGKILELGSADEIYNNPIHPYTKSLLSAVPQPDPAYEKGRVRIPYKHVEHDPAAEVVEARPGHFVFGTKAQAEEWAK, encoded by the coding sequence ATGTTAGAAAAACGCAGCAAAATTTTAGAAGTAAAAGGCTTAAAACAACACTTCGGTACAGCGAAACAACCGATTAAAGCAATCGACGGCATTTCGTTTGATGTGTATGAAGGCGAAACATTAGGGTTAGTTGGGGAATCTGGTTGTGGTAAATCAACAACAGGTCGCTCAATTATTCGTCTATATGACATCACAGAAGGTCAAATCAACTTTAAAGGCCGCGACATTTCAGAGTTAAAATCACGTAAAGATTTACTACAATTCAATCGTGAAATGCAAATGATTTTCCAAGATCCATACGCGTCGTTAAATCCTCGTATGACAGCTGGTGAATTAATTGCAGAAAGCTTTGAAATTCATGGTCTATATAAAAACAAAAAAGAACGCCAAGCGCGCGTTGGTGAATTACTAGAAGCAGTTGGTTTAACACGTGAGCACGCGAACCGTTATGCCCATGAGTTTTCAGGTGGTCAACGCCAACGTATTGGTATTGCGCGTGCACTCAGCTTAGATCCAAGCTTTATCATTGCCGATGAGCCGATTTCAGCACTAGACGTTTCCATCCAAGCGCAAGTCGTTAACTTATTAAAACAACTTCAAAAAGAGCGTGGGTTAACTTACCTGTTCATCGCCCACGATCTATCGATGGTAAAATACATTTCAGACCGTATCGCGGTAATGTACCGTGGGAAAATTTTAGAGCTAGGTTCGGCGGATGAGATTTACAACAATCCAATCCATCCTTACACGAAGTCTCTTTTATCTGCTGTCCCTCAGCCAGATCCTGCCTATGAAAAAGGGCGCGTGCGTATTCCATACAAGCACGTAGAGCATGACCCAGCAGCAGAAGTAGTCGAAGCACGCCCAGGTCACTTCGTCTTCGGTACAAAAGCACAAGCAGAAGAATGGGCTAAGTAG